A stretch of the uncultured Cohaesibacter sp. genome encodes the following:
- a CDS encoding LA2681 family HEPN domain-containing protein, producing the protein MLSNDCGSGNGILVVSGRRSVIPEDTTDMRIDELALRIDTAIDNGNITALEDLDIECAELLGAGEVSDALIYYFRSNVQNGLQTILNPRDWAWRQPHRERQILYLRQARADPSFATLSPSRRAQILTNLANQMSTLGRPIEALRLYEVVMITKPKFAMARANRGLVRFEFARMVYDIGHRAVLAAYACRDLEDVVDPDLDWESAPTNIIDLIEAKAREIRSAVNVDMVFAETEMNGWPLGEEDAKAYRLRMLERRFFLNPLVMLGPHSIAASDPLHLPSHTFVEGPVSPLLGWYNQMKQEFISARLLYHEAMEAEPLDDRPPHFADDEVCLVDTLDYPAFSIGAERLRLAFRTAYGLLDKIAGFVNLYFELEHDPNRVDLRGVWYSDLRKRRTLHPKIADRPNLALRGLYWLSFDIVGTAKESQGRLDDSLEPEAAHLNTLRNALEHRCLVLTTETFAINNEDSIEREGITAFQRSTERMLELVHEALILLSLAMHEEEMREWRDQREGSLIIETTLPKYRRIGDDFYT; encoded by the coding sequence ATGCTGTCTAATGACTGCGGAAGCGGTAATGGAATTCTAGTAGTGAGCGGGCGCAGATCGGTGATTCCTGAAGATACAACAGATATGCGGATAGATGAGCTTGCTTTGCGCATCGACACAGCGATAGATAACGGCAATATTACTGCGCTCGAAGACTTGGATATTGAATGTGCTGAACTTCTAGGGGCTGGAGAGGTATCTGATGCTTTAATCTACTATTTCCGCTCAAATGTTCAAAACGGCTTGCAGACCATTTTAAATCCTCGAGATTGGGCATGGCGACAACCTCATCGAGAACGACAAATACTCTATCTCCGCCAAGCGCGCGCAGATCCTTCATTCGCGACACTAAGCCCATCCCGCCGCGCGCAGATTCTAACAAATCTTGCGAACCAGATGAGCACGCTGGGACGACCGATTGAAGCATTACGCCTCTACGAGGTTGTAATGATAACGAAACCGAAATTCGCGATGGCACGCGCGAACCGCGGACTGGTGCGATTTGAATTTGCTCGGATGGTCTATGACATCGGGCACCGCGCAGTTCTCGCTGCGTATGCATGTCGCGATCTTGAGGATGTCGTCGATCCAGACCTAGACTGGGAAAGTGCTCCGACGAATATCATTGATTTGATCGAAGCAAAAGCAAGAGAGATACGCTCCGCTGTCAACGTTGATATGGTTTTTGCAGAGACAGAAATGAATGGATGGCCGCTTGGAGAAGAAGATGCAAAAGCCTACCGGCTACGCATGCTCGAGCGGCGGTTTTTTCTTAACCCTCTAGTTATGCTCGGACCACATTCCATTGCAGCAAGCGATCCTCTGCACTTACCAAGCCACACATTTGTGGAAGGCCCCGTTTCTCCTTTGCTCGGGTGGTACAATCAGATGAAGCAGGAGTTCATCAGTGCAAGGCTACTTTACCATGAGGCGATGGAGGCAGAACCACTCGATGACCGCCCCCCGCACTTTGCTGATGATGAGGTTTGCCTCGTTGACACACTTGACTATCCTGCGTTTTCAATCGGAGCAGAAAGGCTTCGACTTGCCTTTCGAACGGCTTATGGTCTGCTCGACAAGATCGCTGGTTTTGTAAACTTGTACTTCGAACTCGAGCACGATCCAAACCGTGTCGATCTTCGCGGCGTTTGGTATTCAGATCTTCGCAAACGGCGCACGCTACATCCGAAGATCGCTGATCGTCCAAACCTTGCGCTTCGCGGCCTGTACTGGTTATCGTTCGATATTGTTGGAACGGCGAAAGAATCTCAGGGCAGATTGGATGACTCGTTAGAACCCGAGGCAGCTCATTTAAACACTCTGCGCAACGCGCTTGAACATCGCTGCCTAGTGCTGACGACCGAGACGTTTGCAATAAACAACGAAGATTCCATTGAACGAGAAGGTATCACCGCATTTCAGCGCAGTACAGAGAGGATGCTCGAACTTGTCCATGAGGCACTCATCTTACTCTCTCTTGCGATGCACGAAGAGGAGATGCGGGAGTGGCGCGATCAAAGAGAGGGTTCCCTGATCATTGAGACAACACTTCCAAAATATCGGCGTATTGGAGACGATTTCTACACTTAG
- a CDS encoding P-loop NTPase fold protein, whose translation MNTAAAKALHEYTEISNPKYAFLIEAPWGTGKTHFVKSGFSASIESGDARYVSLSGVNSPQEFRRAMLAGVRDEGFAKAAATLGDTLGKLVNLKDIGSLAQGVIEDQLIKNLPRLLIFDDLERCEMSPPEVFGLINDFVEHKRKNVVLCGFLEKSEATDSENEKEKGKQFLKLKEKVIGRTVRIEADLSKALPEFLKHMREGTGKQWFLSNEELVVSIFSSSKHGNLRILRQCLHDCGRVIDVLDDDLRSSRDAMQRFVRTYLVLAMALAAGNLKPEHLADRGSHKWIMKPEEGEDPHPLYVCFESDRQAEIYTGNSASILPLDLAISLIGVGYEEPETINATLRGTNQFTGQEEMPLWRRFVSWRELPMKELSSTHQEALEYVLKSEQIEPGPYLHLAHDLISIAEDGGESAKELAEQIERRLDELSQKGLIPAARYGTQYGWSNARSFSFGGFGFEAHGLIKPLVEMMRALQLSAFKDTETDEAVRLLKLLQNDIDAFTNEFAWENKHNKYSRTEILHNIAPQDFAGVVFSNIVSGNFETIGKLLEMLASRIPHGETWTKEVEWSKKLKGFLVELAEQAGPLEKARMKWFFGFHWRFPEECSN comes from the coding sequence TTGAATACGGCGGCGGCTAAAGCGCTTCATGAATACACTGAAATTAGTAATCCGAAATACGCTTTTTTGATTGAGGCCCCCTGGGGAACTGGCAAAACACATTTTGTGAAAAGTGGGTTTAGCGCCTCGATAGAAAGTGGCGATGCCCGTTATGTCTCATTAAGTGGCGTTAACAGCCCCCAAGAGTTTCGGAGGGCAATGTTAGCTGGCGTACGTGATGAAGGTTTTGCTAAAGCTGCTGCAACATTAGGTGATACACTGGGCAAGCTGGTAAACCTGAAAGACATAGGCTCTCTCGCTCAGGGTGTGATCGAAGATCAATTGATCAAGAACCTTCCCCGTCTTCTTATCTTCGATGATCTGGAACGCTGCGAAATGTCGCCGCCCGAAGTCTTCGGATTGATCAATGACTTTGTTGAACACAAACGGAAGAATGTCGTTCTTTGTGGATTTCTTGAAAAAAGCGAAGCAACCGATTCTGAAAATGAGAAAGAAAAGGGAAAGCAATTCCTCAAGCTTAAAGAGAAGGTAATCGGAAGGACTGTCAGAATAGAGGCAGACCTATCCAAGGCTCTGCCAGAGTTCCTCAAGCATATGCGTGAAGGGACAGGTAAGCAGTGGTTTCTATCAAACGAAGAATTAGTTGTTTCGATATTCAGTTCCTCTAAACATGGAAATCTTAGGATATTAAGGCAGTGTCTGCACGACTGTGGCCGTGTTATCGATGTTCTTGATGACGACCTGCGCTCGTCTAGAGATGCCATGCAGCGATTCGTTCGCACCTATCTCGTTCTGGCAATGGCCCTTGCCGCAGGCAATCTGAAACCTGAACATCTGGCTGATCGCGGCAGTCACAAATGGATTATGAAACCCGAGGAAGGGGAAGATCCGCATCCATTGTACGTCTGCTTCGAATCGGATCGTCAAGCAGAGATATACACGGGAAACTCAGCAAGCATTCTACCTCTAGATTTGGCTATATCGCTAATAGGAGTCGGCTACGAAGAACCCGAGACGATTAATGCGACTCTTCGCGGAACAAATCAGTTTACCGGCCAAGAAGAAATGCCTCTCTGGCGACGGTTCGTCTCATGGCGCGAGTTGCCCATGAAGGAACTATCTTCAACGCATCAAGAAGCACTAGAGTACGTTCTTAAATCCGAGCAAATCGAACCCGGCCCCTATTTGCATCTGGCTCATGACCTAATTTCCATCGCAGAAGACGGGGGTGAAAGCGCTAAAGAGCTCGCAGAACAGATTGAGAGGCGCCTTGATGAATTATCCCAAAAGGGGTTAATTCCTGCCGCTCGTTATGGAACCCAGTATGGGTGGAGCAACGCCAGATCATTCTCGTTCGGAGGTTTTGGGTTTGAAGCTCATGGATTGATCAAGCCGTTGGTTGAAATGATGAGAGCGCTTCAGCTGTCCGCTTTTAAAGACACCGAAACGGATGAAGCGGTCCGTTTGTTGAAACTTCTACAAAATGATATTGACGCATTCACAAACGAGTTTGCTTGGGAAAACAAACACAACAAATATAGTAGAACCGAAATCCTTCACAATATCGCTCCGCAAGACTTTGCAGGTGTGGTGTTTAGCAACATAGTGTCCGGAAATTTTGAAACTATCGGCAAGCTTCTGGAGATGCTGGCGAGTCGGATACCACATGGAGAGACATGGACCAAAGAAGTGGAATGGTCAAAGAAACTCAAAGGTTTTCTAGTTGAACTCGCTGAACAAGCTGGGCCCCTCGAAAAAGCACGAATGAAGTGGTTCTTTGGCTTTCATTGGAGATTTCCAGAAGAATGCAGTAACTGA
- a CDS encoding DUF6538 domain-containing protein, translating to MSGLIKRGKGTFHFRMRVPKEYVGVAGKTEIHRTLKTDSARQAAELVPAMRKGILDELEALKLLQDQPNNADAYRAAQDIVKKRGLNYLPSESLLLAPLEETLVRFEKLAEGDDIGAARALLGGVEEPGLRLSELVATVEEFCAHDNKHKNDDQLRKWRNPRKKAVRNLMKSIGNKDILVSEIDAAAVQKHKMFWQKKVSSGKTKPDTANKDFILMRSMLSAYYESIGMTEPPQPYQGIGIKKDRYEKPNRKLEIPVNWMTEKWFALGALDGINDEAIDILLISIETGCRQSEISNLPPHAIVLDHPIPHLHIKVEEGDMCREVKNTASQRMVPLVGVALAAAKRHPEGFPKYRGNSNYSNTINKVLRERGLLPTEKHTVGGTRHSFESRLKKVQLPNDDRGELMGHSVKAIRDRELYGDDMTLEDKLALHKLIVLPVPKHLE from the coding sequence ATGAGCGGTTTGATCAAGCGCGGTAAAGGAACTTTCCATTTCAGGATGCGGGTCCCGAAGGAATATGTCGGCGTCGCCGGAAAGACCGAGATCCATCGAACATTGAAGACAGACAGCGCTCGCCAGGCCGCCGAATTGGTTCCAGCCATGAGGAAGGGAATCTTGGACGAGCTTGAGGCTTTGAAGCTTCTTCAGGACCAGCCGAATAATGCAGATGCCTACCGGGCTGCTCAAGATATCGTCAAAAAGCGAGGTCTCAACTATCTGCCGTCTGAGTCATTGCTGCTGGCTCCGCTGGAGGAGACCCTGGTTCGCTTCGAAAAACTTGCGGAAGGAGATGATATTGGGGCTGCCCGTGCTCTTCTCGGAGGCGTTGAAGAGCCAGGTTTGCGGTTGTCAGAATTGGTGGCCACTGTTGAAGAATTCTGCGCTCATGACAACAAGCACAAGAATGACGACCAATTGCGCAAATGGCGTAACCCGAGGAAAAAGGCGGTCCGAAACCTCATGAAATCGATCGGAAACAAGGACATCCTCGTATCCGAAATCGACGCCGCCGCCGTCCAAAAACACAAGATGTTCTGGCAGAAAAAAGTCTCTTCGGGAAAAACAAAGCCTGATACTGCCAACAAGGATTTTATCCTCATGCGTTCGATGCTAAGCGCCTATTACGAAAGCATAGGAATGACTGAACCACCCCAGCCTTATCAGGGCATTGGCATCAAGAAGGACCGTTATGAGAAACCTAACCGGAAACTCGAGATCCCGGTAAACTGGATGACGGAAAAATGGTTTGCCCTTGGCGCTTTGGATGGCATCAATGACGAAGCAATCGACATTCTGCTGATTTCCATCGAAACAGGGTGCCGTCAGAGTGAGATTTCAAATTTACCCCCGCATGCCATTGTGCTGGATCATCCGATCCCGCACCTTCATATCAAGGTGGAAGAAGGAGACATGTGTCGCGAGGTTAAGAATACAGCTTCTCAAAGGATGGTACCCCTCGTCGGTGTCGCTCTGGCAGCAGCCAAACGGCACCCTGAAGGATTTCCAAAGTATCGTGGCAACAGCAACTATTCCAACACGATAAACAAGGTTCTCAGGGAAAGAGGCTTGCTACCTACCGAGAAGCACACAGTTGGCGGCACAAGGCACTCGTTTGAATCTCGCCTCAAAAAGGTTCAACTGCCCAATGACGACCGTGGCGAATTGATGGGCCACAGCGTCAAGGCTATCCGCGATCGCGAACTCTATGGCGATGACATGACCCTTGAGGACAAATTGGCCTTGCACAAGCTTATCGTACTTCCCGTGCCCAAACATTTGGAATGA